CGCAATGATCGCCCTAGACAAGCGGTATAGATCTCAGCCAACTTGAGTGAGATAAGCTGGATTTCGGCTATGCGCTctacttaaatgtattttattctcTCCTCAAGGTATACTTTAATatcatttcaattattcaagTTGAATGGTAGtttaaaatatgaagaaaacCTTCAAAATGAAAGATAATTTACCATCTTTAACCGAACTCGTATTTAACGAGCGGCGGTAAGCGCACGGGCGGTCACATGAGCCCTCAGATTCGACACAGGACTAAGGCAGGGAGGTTGGGCGTAAAAATGACTCAGATCTGTTCATTTTCATACATTCTATTCACAATTTAAGTCATGAATTTATTCAAttgtcaataattatgtatCAAATGTTTACCTATAAATATGAAACTACATGTAAATGTGTCTCTATCACGCCTAGATAAAGTGTAATCTTCAGACTGTCAGTTTGAATTAATCTAGCTGAGTGTCGAAAACTGATAACCAGCGATACAGTGtcttaaaataaagcaaaactcTTAAGTAAAATGATATCTAACTCTTTCAAATTATCAACAAAGTAAATTCACTTATCAGGAACCATaacaacttttaaatttgaaaacctaTCGTAAAACAATATGGAAAGTCCATAGGGAAACCACAAACTTACTccgtgtgtgtataccacgtgataaattgtgtcataaagtctacggaaggcaatattttgatttgaaagaagattttaaacaaagttaactttactatttctttaccattttaaatgaaatatagcgcagtctTTGCCGCTTAAGGAGCCTTGCCTTAGTTCGGTCTTTTacaagagtttgattgagagtttagtttcttaaaacctTTTCATAATACGGCCGTCttacggagcactgtcaaaacattattttggaaacaggtttgtcgaagtgtttgatgaaactaatgaccttatcaaatttcggtaataaaacaaatgcggggttctttaagcggcatagactgccttttatttcataataaattgtGTAGTTAAAGAAAacttatctttaatttaagtcttcattttaagcaacaTGTTGCCGTCCGACGtcgcatttatgacgtaatttatcacttggtatacacacactgtaattaacaaaacatatgaatattaaaatggtgaagataTCGTCAAAGGACAGATATCTTGCATAAATTGATCGAgtcttttattaaataaacggtaAAACCCGCACATAtcaggggtgcgtttcagatagattttacgatctgccattatcgtaaatttacgatcgtaataacgaccaacttaacgataatcataaaggcgtttcagaaacgtctcgtaaactctccggtcgtacgtaaaaaataacgataaagcacagcgttaaagcgagtgacccagtctgaagtgaaatgacgttacgtcactttgacctgatgagcgcacctgtcttttttaataataataataataattataccgATAATCTCTTGAAGTGAATCAATTAATGAAACTctcctttttataatgattgacacaaatgatacaaactcgtgATCTCCATTCTGATTACCCATCTgctatttatgttacaattgtatCTTAAGTACATCGTCATCCGGGATTTTTTGTGATGGAGGCAGTGGCGGGTTTCGACgctcattttaatatttgtgtaattattatgaaaattggacaacaacaaattacgttttttttcaggctggtgattttactttaaattcgtctttgataagtgaaatattatagtatgcGTAATATGAATGTTGtgtaaagtaaatgcaaacgtgcagcatggtgctgatgatgatagtcACGATGATGCGACGACAACGGCaatgatgatttaataataataatgtgacAACGACACTATAATGATGATGCGATGACAACGATATTGATAATGCGACGACGACGacttagatgatgataataataatgatgatgcaACGACGGCAATGATACTAATTATGATGTGACGATGACGACAATGATCATGACGAGATGATGATGCGTAGATGTTGCtgatgattgatgatgtggatgaCGATGAAGGTGTGAAGTTGGTGGTGTCTGTGGTTGTGGTAGGTGCGGTGGAtaatgatgaggatgatgatgactGATTCCGATCATCAACAACCGGCCTTAGTTCAGATAACGAGTAAAGTTCATACGCACCAAAACTGTTATGTTAAGAGTTATTGTATTGGGAAACAGTTCGAAAATACATTGACTGGTtggattttttgtatgaagacaattcataaatccatctttattgtgtcaatcgttgtaataacagttaaataaacagtatttcagattcattcaaaatacatgataaaatctacatttgcagacatgcttcaaatacacaaaattactAAAAGAAATACAGCTATTTTACAAGTTCGTCTCATCAAAACACattcaacaaaaagtatcttaaCTGGTGCAGATTGTCAAAGTGTTTAAATGTTCagagtttcatgcaaacattatctattatctatttcaatcatgttatgATATACACTGGAGTATATACTTTATGTAGCATTCTGTGTTTATACATGAGCCagtcaaagtaaaaaataaatgtattcagaaatatcGAAAGATTCACTTAAATTCTATAAAAAGAtagtatgaatgtttacatgatcaGCCATTGTAGTGtgtgttttctatatattaataagtttgaataaatgtatcattaagATAAGCCTTATATAATTcacaaacatgtacaactgGATATACACAGTTgaatttgtataatatacatatatatatatatatatatttgaaaaatctaaTGCTAATCgcttttaaatgcaaagtcaaacttaaaataaatataagaaatttcatttcaaataatgaaggttacacaaatgcctcactgcctatttaacagttaaaagtcttatgttgtgttgtgttgggatatgcaattaatttcagATTCTGTGTCAATATATCTGTAATTATCTGCTTGGTCTGGTATCTCCAGTGTATGTAGGTATAAAATTCTGTTCTGACAAAAGTCTCCTAAAACACACTGGAAACCTTTAAGGTGAGTATCTAGAAGACTGACTGTGAGCATATTCTAGATGTTTGAAACCTTGTGATTTCTCAGTGtcctgaaaaagacaaaaagttacaaaatattgtttaatacagcacAATATAATACTTTTTTGATAACGCCCTTTAATGGTTAAACTACAagtaacacataatttacattcccatatttcaactgaaattgtttgaatattttatgaaaattattgtcttttaaaaaaataagtagggtttttaagaaaacatgaaaaacaccattctggtcacattttatttcttgtttaatgttcatataagttaaataacaagTATATTGAACCAGTTAACTGCTCAAAGTAAGATGCCCAACATTGtaacaaattaatataaaattcatcttattgtattattcataacattGGTTAATATCCTATTGCATTTTTCATTTCCTACCTACTTTTACATTTCCCTCCATTGCCAGCTTGAAGCATTCCTGATAGTTTTCTATCACCagcctgaaataattaactaaaacaaatatttaacaagtaaacaaacactaaaaaatgaaaacatagcATATCAATAAGCATCTGTACATAGCCTGTGCATTAACTGCAGATACATAATATGGTTTTAAGTTTAAGTTTCTTACATAAGTCCTtatgacaatgtgttcatatgttgaatatacctccattattattcataaaaccaaCATTACAATTTAATTCCCTTTTCCATACCATTATTAAACAGAGGTCAACTGAAGAGCACAGCATTTTCCACCAAGACCATGACACTTCTGTTGgcaattttcatttcagtttttattgtacactTGGCATAAATGGTATGACTGAAAAGGACAAGATTTAACCTTTGTCAGTTGAAAACTCACAAAGTGTACATAATACTACAAAGTTCTACATAAACCATAGGATACCTTactaaaacaagtttcaattacaaGTAAAGGTGAACTTAAATGATTACATAGTCACCTGAAAGAGTCCATGGTATTAAAGTATCCAATAATCAACTTGTTTGTTGTGacagtgttgtttacattactgtacagtatatttacatatttagcatCAGTTGTAGATGTGTAAAAATAAGAAGAagaattatgttatatcatgacatgataaaatggtaacactgtttaataattcactgaCTACATGCCACAAATGCCggtaatattacaacaaaatatgtacaggcATTTATTCATCCGAATTAAAAACCATCCGAAATAGAGGAATGTTTAACATGacatattaaaaagcaatgaaaCCAAATCAAATTCTACATCATATTCCATGTTTTAGATGTACACAATATCAGCACATTACATAGATATAACAAAAAGCTTACATCTTCTAcagttaaaatccttttttgaCAGAACGACGGAAATAGAACATGTTCAtactgttttcagctatttttagacatagttTGAAAATTCCACACCAGCGAACATGCTATACGCAATATTAAACTctcaaatgttgataaaaagtaaaagtatactttgatatggagaaaatcttcatccgccatcttgatcgttaagttaacgagtgcctcttaccggtcgtaggtttacgagcaaaattaacgataaagcaggtgcacgttgtgtctctgaaacggtgccgatcggtaattttggtcgtactaccaaaatcagctaacgatcgccttaacgatcgtctctgaaacgcaccccttGTATGTTAATATGTCGTTacttcatttaaggaatgaattgcggtgttgatgtcaatatcggggatatgaacgcaattgggctggtcaaagtacgcgtggagttcTTCGGACTACACACattttgaccagcccaattgcgttcattccccgataatgacatcaaccccgcaattatttccttatataaacaccaatagttcattatttcatttaagaattgttaaaaaggggacctgctgacacattacaaacaataacaagatcaatagttttcatgtatattgttatgcgatgaattgcgatccgaacatatccgaatatgttgcgttcatcgattgataaacgcaattgccgaaaggcagttcatttaaggaaaggaagttgaggtgtaaatatttggtTATTAAATCAGTTAAAGTACAGAGCTAGACCATTTTAATGAACCAATAGGTTGATAATTATGGAACATTCAAATGAcacaatgtttttcaaaacaagcCAACAATATAAACTTTGCCATATTTTATTCCGAAAATAGGCGCATATCCCATTGATTTGTGTACAGCAAAATAAAAGGAACATGATTAAAGTAATAAATAGCtagctgaaaatattttttttcaaattaaatgaagTATCAATGTaaagcataattattataagttAAATCGGGACAAAAACTCATTAACTTATAGCAGGAGATGAACGGAAAATATCGTAACATGTACGCAACAACCGGCATGCAAGCTGATTTCCGGTATGTTTTTTTGGTAGAACCCGTTACGTATGTATCACGTTATATattcatggtcatgtgatttgaatggtggcagtgattactgtaccacaagggaagtaacaatttgatttgttttgtccAAGGTTTCTATGGAAAATGACCGAAGTGTTccgaatgttttaaaatataaaaacaataagttatgtaatacagtttttaattttattttgatttaaattgtgtattatttcacgctaaaaaaatgaaaaataaatagaagATAAACTGACGTATTAATTTGGTCAGTTTACAGTTgtattatacaacagtttgatTGCCACgccatttattataaaagaacaATGTTTGAATATTGGCGATCGGTACGGTGAATGTTTTTGTTACTTCTGAAAACATTATAACAAGAAAGTGCAACAGAAAGTTAAAGCAAGCAAAATGTTCGTGCACAATTACCGGtgtaaattgaattttgacaaTAATGCATTGGGTTACAGAATAATAGTATGTGCAAGAGTATTGTTTAACTCAACATTCATTCaatgattatataattattataatgataaaaaaatgctagCGGTAATGTTTCCTATGACAAGGTTAAAGATATACGAACTACCGATCCCATTTGTTACTGCAGGTAATAGGAAACACAGGTGTTATTTTTGTTGGCCTTAGTGACAGTTTAATTGCTTTAATCAGAAAAATACACGTGTATTATAGTTGTagaatatttatatacagtcgaacctcgttatgtcgactttttcgggacctagtggaaaaagtcgagataacgaaaagtcgactcatccgaattacaaaaaatatatccaaTCCCAACACGTTTCAGTTGGATTGTAcgatgtttacatccacaattgaacggtcttgttaaatattttcgtcatgaaaacagcaaacttattcttgaaaaataaagtgaaacaaaagaagaattatttgtgtcaaatttatttctattaCATTTATGGAtcacataaaacacatataaagccacaattgcatacatttgtacattgtaagattttataccgggtccttctctgaattggtcgaccagagcagtggaactaacatttgatattttgaagttattctttctgttccCATTAAGGattgatatctaatcaataaaatgttcatgttttatacaataccaaagagcttgagcaataaatgtctctttaattaaatacataaacaaacaactttaattattcgcacttaccaattacatttttgtatcccccaattatgacagtttgttatattgacacgcaaggtattttgcgacatgccgcaaaccgtcatgaatattttcacacctacgtctcgatctacagttcgacataaagaacatgTGTGAAATACGAAcactgggactgaaaaacgaggtcgacatagcgaaaaagtcgagataaaaaaatcgacattaacagatttattttataaagaataagaaggaataaattcgggaccggaaaaaaaGTAGACATAATcggaaagtcgacttatccgacgtcaacatagcgaggttcgactgtattttaacaaatgtttttcaattattatgaaactttttacatattaaatatcagTCGAGCTTTTAAATGCTTATCAATATAATCCAGTCACCTGACCTATTACGTTGGCGGGAGATAAGTTGTTTATCTTACGTCCTTGTTGGAAGTGAAAGGCAGGGAGAGGACGTTTATAAGTTGTAACCCTATATGTTACAGGACTATGGCATCGAAGTTTGAATCCTCCATTCAGAGGAGCTGTGATTTCATCCATGATTTCGCCTGTTCCGCTTGTGAAGAAGATGGATTGAACACGGAAGCTCAATATTTCTGTAATCAGTGCATGAAACATTACTGCGATAATTGTGTTACAAAACATAATGGCTTATACAAGAGACACACGGTACTCGACCGGAAGGACGTGAAGAAATGGGCAGCAGCACCAGGGACGGTGGACGTCCTTGAGAGATGCAAGAGGCACCCCGGGGAGGCGCTCAAGCTGGTCTGTGGTGAACATGACCAGCTGTGTTGCCATGTGTGCATTTCAATTGATCATAGGTATGTTTCAAAGACGgtttaagttaaaataacacAATCACAGTATTTAAACTGATCAAAAAATAGTTTAAGCATGCTTCACATTGTCTCCGGTTTATACAATCACAACAAAATTGTATATTACATATGTGTATTATTAGACTGTGCTAAATTTTTATCCGTCAACACTGTCAACAAAGCCttgctaatgcaccagtcaattgtaaccacgccccctccaGGTTCgggggggtataccggggatagccggggaaatgggccgtgtttttactttccaggtggccccgcagtgccgggtgtctgtggtggttttgtcttcacgccaactATAGCGGGAAATTGGACTTAGCTttggtcccttgggtgcgggggcatttggcggtggggggggggggggggggggttaccaGCAGATTGTCCTCGCAGGGCGGAAAATTTTCCGGGGCttggctgaaccgaaagtcaaaatccccgctattccccggacctgggggcgtggttacaaatgactggtgcataactatAACACATTTGTTTACTCGTTCATTATATATCACCTGCAGATCGGGTAGGGAGGGTGTCGAACTCACCCCCTCTGAAATCCtctatgttttctttttattttattatagttGAACTACTAAAATACCAACAAAGTGCACCATTTGGACtaaaattgtcatttcttttatttatttattttttttttttttttttgtggggATCATTTGACCCCCAACtccctgcccccccccccccttcccagCACTTCCAACTAAATAGATTTCGCTTTTGAGGGAGATGGGAAAGtaaaaaggttacgcccctaagtagCGCCCCatctaacgtcgaatcctggatccgcccctgtatacatatatagacTCGTTATTCGTGTCAGATCTTATATTATGAGACCTTTATTCAAATGGAGAAATATTGAGAAACACTTTAGTACTCTCTATTAACTCACGATGATTTGGGCAAAATTTCTAGCTGTGCGGTTTGACTAGATGAATATGTCGTGCACGTACATAAAATGACACTGTAAATAGCATATTAATGCGTAATAATTATGTTCCAACGCATTCGGaaatcctcggccattttccatcaaaaacaatctCGGGAAGTATATTGACGGTTTACAATGACCGAATTCTTAACATTAAAGTAATTTGCAAGTAGAACGCGTAGTATTTCAATTCAGCAGTTAAACTGTTGGGAATCTTAAttgtctttacaataatatGCTTCACtgacaattaaaaaaacttaGTGATTCAAAATACACGCTAAACACAACGATtcatttttactattatttattttttacgatCTACTcctactgatgtaccgacatacatccgaggttgttttcgatggaaaatggccgaggagttccaaatggtTCTAATGCTCTTTATTATTTCTCAGATagtcaagggacataactcgaCACATTCTAAGAGTTATGAGCTTTACTACAAATACTGCCACTGTTGTTCGGCGACTAATGGTATAATGAATTTAAACTCTATGCGACTTATGGTATACAGAATTTGAACTGTATGCGACTTATGGTATACTGAATTTGAACTGTATGCGACTTATGGTATACTGAATTTGAACTGTATGCGACTTATGGTATACTGAATTTGAACTGTATGCGACTTATGGTATACAGAATTTGAACTGTATGCGACTTATGGTATACAGAATTTGAACTGTATGCGACTTATGGTATACTGAATATAAACTCTATGCGACTTATAGAATACTGAATACAAACTGTATGACGTTAAATGAATGAATTCGCAAAACATCGTCATAACAAGAAATCtaagttattttttaaccaaGCCTTTCTTCtaagaaatgttattataaatactAAGACTTAGACTATAAAGTAATTTATGCTATTAGCCTCCCAACATTCCTATACATGTACCATTTACCTTTCAATTTAGATATTAATCAtctagtattttttaaacatatgctatgcttttatttgtctttacttgtctttattgttttttacttttaatatgccatatttcattgtgtctgtctgtctgtctgtatcgCTGTCTGTATGGCATTCTATATGGCTGTCTGTATggccgtctgtccgtctgtctttctgtctgtctcTTTGTCggtgtgtttgtctgtgtgtttgtctgtgtgtctctctgtctgtctgcctgcctgcctgtctgtgtgtttgtttgtgtgtctctctgtctgtatgcctgcctgcctgtctgtgtgtttgtctgtcTCGGCCTGTCTGTTTGCCTGTGTATTTGTCtctctgtttgtctgtctgtgtgtttgTCTTTGTGTCTCTCTGTCTGTGTCTCGGTCTGTCTGTTTgcctgtgtgtctctcggtctgTGTCTcggtctgtctgtttgtctgtccgtatgtatgtctgtctgtctgtttgtctgtgtgtttgtctgtgtgtttgtctgtgtgtctcGGTCTGTCTGTATCTCGGTCTGTCTGTTTGCctgtgtatttgtatgtgtgtttgtctgtgtgtctcggtctgtctgtttgtctgtctgtatgtctgtctgtctgtttgccTGTGTGTTTCcctgtgtgtttgtctgtgtgtttgtctgtgtgtctcGGTTTGTCTGTGTCTCGGTCTGTGTGTTTGCCTGTGTGTTTGCCAgtgtatttgtttgtgtgtttgtctgtgtctctgtctgtctgtctgtctgtttgtctgtctgtatgtatgtctgtctgtctgtttgccTGTGTATTTGTCTGTGTGATTGTCTGTATGTCTCTCGgtctgtctgtttgtgtgtctttctgtctgtttgtgtgtcttaatgtatgtctgtctgtatgtatgtctgtctgtctgtgagTATGTCTGACTGTGTGTCCTTCTGtctgtgtgtgtctgtgtgtgtgtcgcacgtgcgtgcgtgcgcgtgtgtgtgtttcTGTGTGTGTTAGTttgtgagtgcgtgcgtgcgtgtctgtgtgtgtctgtctgtgtgtttTTGCctgtgtgtgtctgtttgtgtgtctgtctgtgtgtgtgtgtgcgtttgtgtctgcgtgcgtgcgtgcgtgcgtgtctgtctgtgtgtctgtctgtggGTCTGTCTGTCAGTGAGCGTCTGTAagtgtgtgtgtctgtctgtgtgtatttatgtgtgtgtgtgtatctgtatgtatgtgtgtgcgtttgtgtgcgtgcgcgcgcgcgcgcgcgtgtgtgtgtgtgtgtgtgtgtgtgtgtgtctgtctgtctgtctgattGTTACAGACAGTAATGCATTAAGGTTGTAAGACCCTAATGGGCATCATTTCAatctatgatcagcttgatattatcttaatgtgtatcatttacGCTAAAAAATGGAACAAcgatgttttaaagcaaaatcaaCAGGTTCTGGAAGAGGACGACGAAGACGACAACgaaatataagtatttaaatttatgtgaCTTTAGAAGAATGTTATAAACAAGCGtcttcataaaacaaacatatgtgtTTCCTTCTTTCGTTGCAGACACTGTTCATCAATACAGCACATTCCAGACGTTGCAAAGGACATCCGCAAAGATCCCGGGTTTCGACAACTACCTCAACAGGTTGCTGTTCTTAGGAAGCAGATAGAAGATATGAAAAACGACCGAAAGAAAAATAGTTCCTCATTGAGGAAGACTCGAACAGCCATTGTTGATGAAATCCAAGCAATTCGTAAAAAGATCAACGACATTCTTGACAAGATGGAGAAAACAACCGTTCAAGAATTAGACCGTCTGGTAGCTGATCAGGACATGTCCATTAAGAAAGATATGGAATCCTGCACACAGATGCACGATGAATTAAAGAACATCATAGATGACATACAAAGCATAGACTCATCAGGCGAACCACCCCTTTATATTGGTTTCagaaaatgtgaagaaaaaatcaaacaagcAAAAGAAATTCTGCAAAACATGTCAAGTGTTGTCAAATACGATTTAACTTTTCGTAAGCATAATGGAATAGAAGATAATTTGTCTTCGATGAAGACATTTGGAGAGTTAAATGAATGCAATGTTTTTGGTAAACAACCACTGATATCGCTATTCCCCCGAGATCATGTATTCGGTATCAAAGGTTACAAGGAGTACAACGTGAAGATGAGTTCAGACAAAGATAAATGTGATATTCTAGGGATATGTGAACTGCCTGGTGGAGAGATTGTTATTACAGACTTCACCAACATGAAAGTGAAACTCCTGGACCAGGAGTACAGGGTTGTCGACCACTGTGATGTTCCCAAATATCCATTTGACGTGTGCCACATTGGTtggaatgaggttgtcgtttgTGTTAACAATAACGACGGTATATGtgaacttcatttcattaacattgCAAAAGGTAAACTTGTGACTACGAGAAAATTAAGTTTATCCCATAGATGTTACGGGGCAGCTCAGCACGGGAACAACCTTTACATTTCATCAAACACCGCGCTGTACGTCTATACGATGACGGGGAAGCTGGTTAAGAAGCTGTATGAGGACAAGTCCGGTGATAACACGGTGATGAGAATTGCCATCTGTAACGACGGGAAGACTATCTACATCACAAACTTCTCAAACAATCAACTTATCACCCTGGACAACAACGGCAACAAGCTGGCCACATTCACTGATCCTGACTTGGTGGCACCTGACGGAGTACACTCGACAACTGCTGGACACGTGTTCGTCT
The sequence above is drawn from the Mya arenaria isolate MELC-2E11 chromosome 14, ASM2691426v1 genome and encodes:
- the LOC128216225 gene encoding uncharacterized protein LOC128216225, which encodes MASKFESSIQRSCDFIHDFACSACEEDGLNTEAQYFCNQCMKHYCDNCVTKHNGLYKRHTVLDRKDVKKWAAAPGTVDVLERCKRHPGEALKLVCGEHDQLCCHVCISIDHRHCSSIQHIPDVAKDIRKDPGFRQLPQQVAVLRKQIEDMKNDRKKNSSSLRKTRTAIVDEIQAIRKKINDILDKMEKTTVQELDRLVADQDMSIKKDMESCTQMHDELKNIIDDIQSIDSSGEPPLYIGFRKCEEKIKQAKEILQNMSSVVKYDLTFRKHNGIEDNLSSMKTFGELNECNVFGKQPLISLFPRDHVFGIKGYKEYNVKMSSDKDKCDILGICELPGGEIVITDFTNMKVKLLDQEYRVVDHCDVPKYPFDVCHIGWNEVVVCVNNNDGICELHFINIAKGKLVTTRKLSLSHRCYGAAQHGNNLYISSNTALYVYTMTGKLVKKLYEDKSGDNTVMRIAICNDGKTIYITNFSNNQLITLDNNGNKLATFTDPDLVAPDGVHSTTAGHVFVCCFNSNTVLQVDQDGKTKLATQARKQDGVHHPQVLFFSSRTSSLVVAGEKDTLLVLNVR